DNA from candidate division Zixibacteria bacterium HGW-Zixibacteria-1:
TCATTATCCATTGATGTGCAGTTGGGCATCGCTCATAATCCGGGGGCGCTATTCAGTCAAAATGTCGAAAATGATGCCTCTTTCTTTCCGGCCGTGAATATCGATTATCATCCCTCAGAAAGATTCCGCTTGTCGATTGGTGTTGCATCTTATCCCGGTTATTATTATAATCCTTACAATACATATAATCCGTATAGAATATATGATTGGAGGCGGCCGTTAGAATAAATATTTGCCTTACCCCCTCCTGATAGACTTAACCAAATGTTTAGAAAAAAATCTGCTGGAAACTCAACTGTAAAGAGGCGGTCTCCCCGCCCCAAAAAAAATTCGAGACTGCTCGAAATGGCTATCGTGGCTATTTTCGCCCTCGTTATTATTTATGGGGCCAGTTTTGCCATCAGGATCACGCACGGGTTTTCGAAGACGGTTGATTCACCCGAATACACCATCAGGCTGCAAATTCTCAACGGCTGTGGTGCCGACGGGGCCGCCGGAAAAGTCGCCCGTAAATTACCGAAGATAATAAAATTGCCTCTTGAGATAGATATTGTTGACGTGGGCGATTTTGATGCTTATCATGTAAAAGAATCCTTTCTGATTCTTAGAGACAAGAATCAGAAAGGCGCCGAAATTTTCGCCGGACAAATCGGACTGGATCCCGACAATACGACCTTCGAACCAATCGAAAATAATATCCGGAATGTTTCGGTGACCCTGGTCGTGGGTGAGGATTTCGAGAAGTTTTTTAAATGACGGAAAACAAGGAGAAATTAGAAAGAAGTTTGAAACAAACATCATTAACCATCGCTCGAACAGCAGGGAAACTTGCCCTCTCCAAAAAAGGTTTCGACGTAAAAATTCTCAAACTAAAAAACCTCAGCAGCATTTGCGATTATTTCGTCCTGGTCAGCGGTGATGTTGACGTGCATGTTAAGGCTATTAGCGATGCCATAGAAGAAGGACTTCTCGAAAAAGGTGTCAAAGCCTGGCATCGCGAGGGAGTTCGCGGAGGTAAATGGATTCTGCTGGACTATGTTGATGTCGTCGTGCATATTTTCCAGAAATCTGCCAGAGAATTTTATGCGCTTGAAAAACTGTGGGGAGACGCCCCTGCTGAAGAATTGAATTAACTCCCCAATTCAAATTCAGAACAAATAATTAACTTAACTATATGAGTAACCGCTATGAATAAGACTGATATTGACATTTCGGACAGTGAAAAACTGAAAGCCAAAACGATTGCAGAACTGCTGCAAATTGCGGAAGGACTGGATATTCCCGGGGTCTCTGGTCTTCGGAAATCGGAGTTAATCTTCAAAGTTATGGAAGCGGCTTCGGCCAAACAGGAAGGGATGATCTTCGCTGAAGGCGTCCTCGAAATCCTCAATGAAGGTTATGGCTTCCTCCGCTCCCCTGATTACAATTATCTGCCCGGACCGGATGATATCTATGTCTCCCCGTCGCAGATCAAAAGATTCGATCTCCGAACCGGCGACACCATCTCCGGCCAGGTTCGTCCGCCGAAAGACAACGAACGCTATTTTGCGCTTCTGAAAATCGAGGCCATCAATTTCGAGGATCCCGAAATCTCCAAAACCAAGACCCTGTTCGACAACCTGACGCCGCTTTATCCCAATGATCCGTTCATGCTCGAGATTAATGCCGATGAAATGACCACGCGTATCATGGATTTGATGACGCCTATCGGCATGGGTCAGCGCGCTTTGATTACCTCTCCTCCGAAAGCCGGCAAAACCATCATCCTGCAAAAAATCGCCAACTCGATTGCCACGAATCATCCCAAAGTGAAATTGATCGTGCTTCTCATCGACGAGCGCCCGGAAGAGGTCACCGATATGCGCCGTTCGGTCAAGGGCGAAGTTATTTCATCCACTTTCGATGAGCCGGCCGACCGGCATGTGCAGGTGGCCGACATGGTCCTCGAGAAGGCCAAACGGCTGGTCGAGCATAAGTATGACGTCGTCATTCTGCTGGACAGTATCACCCGTCTCGCCCGTGCCCACAACGCGGTCGTCCCGCACTCCGGAAAAATTCTCTCCGGCGGTGTCGACAGTAACGCCCTCCATAAACCGAAACGGTTTTTCGGTGCGGCGCGAAATATCGAAGAAGGCGGCTCGCTGACTATTATCGGCACGGCCCTGATCGAAACCGGATCCCGCATGGATGAAGTTATTTTCGAAGAATTCAAGGGCACCGGTAACCTCGAAATGGTGCTGGATCGCCGGCTGTCCGACCGAAGGATCTTCCCGGCTATGGATCTCAATCGCAGTTCGACGCGTAAAGAAGAGTTGTTGATGCCGCCGGAAGTTCTGGCCAAGGTTTGGATTTTGCGTAAGTTCCTGGCCGAGATGAATCCGATAGAGGCCATGGAATTTTTGGTTGACCGTATGAAAAAGACCAAGAACAACCAGAAGTTCCTCAGCTCCATGAAGGACTGACGCCGGGTTAATTGATTGTCGTTATTATTGACGGGACTATTGCGATAATTCGAACAGCCGGTCTTGCGACCGGCACTAATCCGCCTGCCACAGAATAGCATTATGTAGTCGGCACTAATCCGCCTGCATGAAATAGCATTCTTTGATTTCGTAGAAATATGTGATCGCCTGTACGTATTTTCTATGTATCTGCTGGATATATTTTTGTGCCTGTTGCCCTATCCGCCCCAAATCGTGGGCGGCCCGCCGTGGCGGGTCCACAGGCCTCCTGAGCCACGCAAGCCCTGAGCTTTGAAGGGAAGGATCTGCCCCCGGCAATCATCCCCCCATAATACTCCCGCGAACCCAATCACCATCAAAGTACTATCGTTTTTGCAGCGTTTTTGGCGAATATTTTCTTGTACTATTGTTTCTTTCATTCGATTACACGGAATTGGGTTCGTTTTCCCATTTTTAAAGTTTCAACTTCATTTTGTTGGCGAAATTGTAATCATAGGGGCCGACCCGCGTGGTCGGCCCGCATTTACCAGTCTTAAGCAGGGCAGGATCCGATATTCCGCCTTTGGCGGAACGAGTGATCCTGCCTATTCTCTTCGCCTTCAAGAAATCCACAACCCCCATTTTTGACACACTTATAGCCATAGTTTTATAGTATTCCCTCTATAATACCCCCCGATGACCCATTTACCATCAAACTGATGGCGTTCTTGTAATAGAATATGTTTCAAGAAACCCGGAGCGGCGCTCCGGGCCACGCCCGGCCGCAGTTTCGACCTACTCGGACTGAGATTGGATGTCATTCTTTTTTATTTATTAGCTATACCACTTTCCAAAATCAGGATCCTCGGATTTTGGAATTGGATTCGCAATAGGAGCTATAATGCGAATAGGAACTGGGACACTAGCACCAAAAATAAGCGCCTGCTGCCTTGGCAATCCTGAAATCCGACTTAGCTCCAGACGGTCAAACCACTCCCCGGCCGCACCGACAGCCTTAAGATCATATTCTGAGGTCAAACGAAAGGTTACCCATGTCCCGCATTGCGATAAGACAGTAGTGGATACTTCAGATGGTCTTTGTGTGCTTATCCAAAGCCCTAAGCCAAATTTGCGCCCCTCCTTCGCTAATCTTTCATAAGCCAAACTTTGTCGAATGCTTTCTTCATCTCCGGTGAATTGGCGCAAATAGTGATGGGCCTCTTCCAAAATTAGTAATGTGGGATAAGTCCTACCTTGACCCCTTCTAAACAATTCAAA
Protein-coding regions in this window:
- the rsfS gene encoding ribosome silencing factor, whose protein sequence is MTENKEKLERSLKQTSLTIARTAGKLALSKKGFDVKILKLKNLSSICDYFVLVSGDVDVHVKAISDAIEEGLLEKGVKAWHREGVRGGKWILLDYVDVVVHIFQKSAREFYALEKLWGDAPAEELN
- a CDS encoding transcription termination factor Rho; its protein translation is MNKTDIDISDSEKLKAKTIAELLQIAEGLDIPGVSGLRKSELIFKVMEAASAKQEGMIFAEGVLEILNEGYGFLRSPDYNYLPGPDDIYVSPSQIKRFDLRTGDTISGQVRPPKDNERYFALLKIEAINFEDPEISKTKTLFDNLTPLYPNDPFMLEINADEMTTRIMDLMTPIGMGQRALITSPPKAGKTIILQKIANSIATNHPKVKLIVLLIDERPEEVTDMRRSVKGEVISSTFDEPADRHVQVADMVLEKAKRLVEHKYDVVILLDSITRLARAHNAVVPHSGKILSGGVDSNALHKPKRFFGAARNIEEGGSLTIIGTALIETGSRMDEVIFEEFKGTGNLEMVLDRRLSDRRIFPAMDLNRSSTRKEELLMPPEVLAKVWILRKFLAEMNPIEAMEFLVDRMKKTKNNQKFLSSMKD